One Sporomusaceae bacterium ACPt DNA window includes the following coding sequences:
- the fadR gene encoding Fatty acid metabolism regulator protein: protein MKRQQILDAAYTVFSRKGYHCATVDEIVALADTGKGTVYNYFVNKEQLFYTLIKERSAAFEAKLDITASLAEPPLSKVEKVIKVFLEFYTANADLWRVLMHEMRGLGNEEKGLTQAQREKYREKFRHSISILEKILQEGIEQGAIRKCDVHKAAHGLFSVIVMTVFQGCVGQTADSIDAAARSIADIFLYGVAARHG, encoded by the coding sequence ATGAAACGCCAGCAGATACTTGATGCCGCTTATACTGTTTTTTCCCGCAAAGGGTACCACTGCGCCACCGTTGACGAAATTGTTGCGCTGGCCGATACCGGTAAAGGTACGGTATATAACTATTTTGTTAATAAAGAGCAGCTATTTTATACACTTATCAAAGAACGGAGTGCTGCATTTGAAGCCAAACTTGATATAACTGCGTCTCTGGCCGAACCGCCGCTGAGCAAAGTTGAAAAAGTCATTAAGGTATTTTTGGAGTTTTACACCGCCAACGCCGATTTGTGGCGGGTGCTTATGCATGAAATGCGCGGTCTGGGTAATGAAGAAAAAGGACTTACTCAGGCGCAACGGGAAAAATACCGGGAAAAGTTCCGTCATTCCATCAGTATACTGGAAAAAATACTGCAAGAAGGCATAGAGCAGGGCGCCATTCGCAAGTGTGATGTACATAAGGCCGCCCATGGCTTGTTTAGTGTAATTGTTATGACGGTCTTTCAGGGCTGTGTCGGCCAAACCGCTGATTCCATTGACGCGGCCGCCCGCAGTATTGCCGACATTTTTCTCTATGGTGTTGCCGCGAGGCACGGGTAA
- the glnS gene encoding Glutamine--tRNA ligase, which translates to MNTEIELTDKEPAANPAMPANFIEIIINEDIKTGKYGGRVHTRFPPEPNGYLHIGHAKSICLNFGLALKYGGKCNLRFDDTNPTKEDVEYVESIQEDVKWLGFDWDDRMFYASDYFEKIYEYTIELIKKGKAYVCDLSAEEIRQYRGTLTEPGKESPYRNRTVEENLELFEKMRAGEFPEGSRVLRAKIDMSSPNLNMRDPVLYRIVRTPHHRTGDRWCIYPMYDYAHPISDSIEGVTHSICTLEFEDHRPLYDWTLEALDIYRCQQIEFARLNLTNTIMSKRYLRRLVEEGYVSGWDDPRMPTISGLRRRGFTPESIRDFCERIGVAKSNSTVDIALLEHCIREDLNTKAPRVMAVLKPLKLVIDNYPEGQVEELVAENNPENPEMGSRTIPFSREIYIEQDDFMENPPKKYFRLSPGAEVRLKHAYIIKCEYVVKDEQTGEITEVHCSYDPDTKSGSGSARKVKGVLHWVSAAHAAKAEVRLYDYLLIDNKEQDDEDASKDFVDTLNPHSLEILTNCQIEPSIKTAQPGSRFQFMRNGYFVVDYDSSAQMPVFNRIVSLKDSWAKLEKKA; encoded by the coding sequence ATGAATACAGAAATCGAACTTACTGACAAAGAGCCTGCCGCTAATCCTGCTATGCCTGCTAATTTCATTGAAATCATTATCAATGAAGATATAAAGACCGGTAAATATGGCGGTCGGGTACATACGCGTTTTCCCCCGGAGCCTAACGGTTATCTGCATATTGGGCACGCGAAATCAATCTGCTTGAACTTTGGACTTGCTCTTAAGTATGGCGGAAAGTGTAACCTGCGTTTTGACGATACCAACCCCACCAAAGAAGACGTGGAGTATGTAGAATCCATTCAGGAAGATGTGAAGTGGCTGGGGTTCGACTGGGACGACCGTATGTTTTACGCTTCGGATTATTTTGAAAAGATCTATGAGTATACTATAGAGCTTATTAAAAAAGGAAAAGCTTATGTGTGCGATTTATCTGCGGAAGAGATCAGGCAATACCGCGGCACGCTGACTGAGCCCGGTAAGGAGAGTCCCTACCGTAATCGCACAGTTGAAGAAAACCTTGAATTATTTGAAAAGATGCGGGCCGGTGAGTTTCCGGAAGGCAGCCGGGTACTAAGGGCTAAAATCGATATGTCCTCGCCTAATCTGAATATGCGTGATCCTGTTTTGTATCGTATAGTTCGTACACCCCACCATCGTACCGGCGACCGATGGTGTATTTACCCCATGTACGATTACGCTCACCCGATATCTGACTCAATAGAAGGCGTTACCCATTCGATTTGTACACTGGAGTTCGAAGACCACCGTCCGCTTTATGATTGGACACTTGAGGCGTTGGATATTTATCGCTGTCAGCAAATCGAGTTTGCCCGCCTTAACCTTACCAATACCATTATGAGTAAGCGTTATCTTCGCCGGTTGGTTGAAGAAGGCTATGTCAGCGGTTGGGACGACCCACGCATGCCGACCATCTCAGGCTTGCGGCGGCGGGGGTTTACACCTGAATCAATCCGGGATTTTTGTGAACGCATCGGTGTTGCCAAAAGCAATAGCACCGTCGATATCGCCCTCCTGGAGCATTGTATCAGAGAGGACCTGAACACCAAGGCGCCGCGGGTGATGGCTGTGCTTAAGCCGCTTAAACTTGTCATCGACAATTATCCGGAAGGACAAGTCGAAGAGCTTGTGGCTGAAAACAACCCTGAAAATCCGGAAATGGGATCGCGGACCATTCCATTTTCCCGGGAAATATATATTGAGCAAGACGATTTCATGGAAAACCCGCCGAAAAAATATTTTCGCCTGTCGCCCGGCGCTGAAGTCCGTCTCAAACACGCCTACATAATTAAGTGCGAATATGTGGTAAAAGATGAACAGACAGGCGAAATCACCGAAGTCCACTGTTCATATGATCCTGATACTAAAAGCGGCAGCGGCTCTGCCCGTAAAGTTAAAGGTGTACTTCATTGGGTATCGGCGGCCCATGCGGCAAAAGCCGAAGTGCGCCTGTATGATTATTTATTGATCGATAATAAAGAGCAAGACGATGAGGATGCTAGCAAGGATTTTGTCGATACACTCAATCCTCATTCCTTGGAGATATTGACGAACTGCCAGATTGAACCAAGCATCAAAACTGCGCAGCCTGGCAGTCGCTTCCAGTTCATGCGCAATGGCTATTTTGTGGTTGACTACGATTCATCAGCGCAAATGCCGGTGTTTAACCGTATTGTGTCTTTAAAAGACTCCTGGGCCAAGCTTGAGAAGAAAGCGTAG
- the emrA_1 gene encoding Colistin resistance protein EmrA produces the protein MSQEQASNKRKKLTLAAGCFLVILTVAGGWWWINSSGKVSTEDARIKGNIINVSAKIPGQIEELYVKEGDAVQAGQVLAKVDSDALQIQVEQAQANLASAQAKLNSLKAGNRPQQVAQSEANVEQAKANLENARKNYERIESLYNDGAMSAQQKDSALTALRVAEAQYRAADQGYSLASEGATVQDIQYAEAQVAQAAAALKNAQLQLDNSVIKAPAAGVIAKTSVDPGEMIAAGQTVVSITDPAGSWVEANIEETDIGKIQVGQAVIFKVDAYPGKKFRGEVAEVGAATGSQFALLPSDNTTGNFTKVTQRLPVKIQVTDFAGAVLKPGMSAVIDILVR, from the coding sequence ATGAGTCAGGAGCAAGCGTCAAATAAAAGAAAAAAACTTACTCTAGCTGCCGGTTGTTTCCTGGTGATACTTACTGTTGCCGGCGGCTGGTGGTGGATAAACTCAAGCGGAAAAGTCTCAACGGAAGATGCCAGGATAAAAGGCAATATCATAAACGTAAGTGCGAAAATTCCCGGTCAAATTGAAGAACTGTATGTTAAAGAGGGGGATGCCGTACAAGCAGGGCAAGTTTTGGCCAAAGTCGATAGTGACGCTTTGCAGATTCAAGTTGAACAAGCCCAAGCCAATCTTGCTTCTGCCCAGGCCAAATTAAATTCCTTAAAAGCAGGTAATCGTCCTCAACAAGTTGCTCAATCAGAAGCTAATGTCGAACAAGCCAAGGCCAATCTGGAGAATGCGCGCAAAAATTATGAGCGTATTGAAAGTCTCTACAATGATGGTGCCATGTCAGCCCAACAGAAGGATTCTGCGCTTACCGCTCTCCGGGTTGCCGAAGCGCAATACCGCGCGGCAGACCAAGGTTATAGTTTGGCGTCTGAAGGCGCTACCGTCCAAGACATACAATATGCCGAGGCCCAAGTTGCTCAAGCGGCAGCCGCATTAAAAAATGCTCAGCTTCAATTGGATAATTCTGTTATTAAAGCCCCGGCAGCCGGGGTTATTGCCAAAACTTCCGTTGATCCCGGAGAAATGATTGCAGCAGGGCAGACGGTAGTGAGTATCACAGATCCTGCCGGCTCATGGGTAGAGGCTAATATTGAGGAGACAGATATCGGAAAAATTCAAGTTGGCCAAGCAGTTATTTTTAAGGTAGACGCTTATCCAGGGAAAAAATTCCGGGGTGAGGTGGCTGAAGTGGGGGCCGCTACCGGCTCACAATTTGCTTTGCTTCCCTCCGACAACACTACCGGTAATTTTACCAAAGTAACGCAACGACTCCCTGTCAAAATTCAGGTAACTGATTTCGCGGGGGCTGTTTTAAAGCCAGGCATGTCAGCTGTCATTGACATTCTCGTTAGGTAG
- the ribZ_1 gene encoding Riboflavin transporter RibZ has translation MADSNELKNPNKYFVLFIVSLGTVLSGYVASSLDIALSNIMNTFGFTMDNVTWVLLAYMIPYGATLPIMGKLGDQFGRKKMYVLGLIVFTAATMMVGLSWSSSTVILFRMFQGMGAAMFFPNAMTLVSDAFPPNERGQALGMWGAFAAAGAVLGPTIGGYIVEYLNWRMLFNSIVPIAAVGIVLSIMVLKESDTISSKKIDYLGGLFLVSSLSSLIIALNKGSKEGWTSLYIVGLFICTVLSLLAFLYVESRTAEPLVDLELFRNGTFTAANIVGFLTFMALNGGLFLIPFFLRNILGYTPIRAGVSLFPLIGSMIILAPLGGKLADKAGGKIPTVLGMTILSIALYSFHTMTDQTAYLPIALRLILMGIGLALTMSPLSTAAMATLPKEKAGVGSGVFNLFKNVGGSVGIAILGTLLDQRQIFHTQILSDYVNASSDAAQHFLSSIQAGLILNGMQTNEAYVVALSTLKGIVAKQAAVMAYGDVFQATAALAALGIIAGMLIKDVKKPVPQEPVVSDAEEVVPVGIH, from the coding sequence GTGGCTGATAGTAATGAACTGAAAAACCCTAATAAGTATTTTGTCCTGTTTATTGTTTCGTTAGGAACTGTCTTGAGTGGCTATGTCGCGAGCTCGCTTGATATAGCGTTATCCAACATTATGAATACCTTTGGTTTTACCATGGACAATGTTACCTGGGTGTTGCTGGCCTATATGATCCCTTATGGCGCTACACTTCCCATTATGGGTAAGCTTGGCGACCAGTTCGGACGTAAAAAAATGTACGTCCTGGGACTCATCGTTTTCACCGCCGCAACGATGATGGTAGGACTGTCCTGGAGTAGTTCAACGGTTATTTTGTTCCGTATGTTTCAAGGTATGGGTGCCGCCATGTTCTTTCCCAATGCCATGACATTAGTATCGGATGCTTTTCCTCCTAATGAAAGAGGCCAGGCTCTCGGCATGTGGGGGGCCTTTGCTGCTGCCGGAGCTGTACTTGGTCCAACCATTGGGGGATATATAGTTGAATATTTAAACTGGCGCATGTTATTCAATAGCATCGTCCCTATTGCGGCAGTGGGGATTGTGCTGTCAATCATGGTGCTAAAAGAATCAGATACAATTTCTTCAAAAAAAATCGATTATCTTGGCGGGCTATTTCTTGTATCAAGCCTTAGCTCGCTTATCATCGCGCTTAACAAGGGTTCCAAAGAAGGCTGGACTTCTCTTTATATTGTCGGACTGTTTATTTGCACAGTCCTGAGCTTACTGGCGTTCCTGTATGTAGAGAGCCGTACAGCCGAGCCGCTGGTAGACCTGGAACTGTTTAGGAACGGTACATTTACCGCAGCCAATATTGTTGGCTTCCTAACCTTCATGGCCTTAAACGGCGGGCTGTTTCTAATACCGTTTTTTCTCCGTAATATATTGGGTTATACACCCATCCGCGCCGGTGTATCGTTGTTTCCCCTTATCGGTTCAATGATCATCTTAGCTCCGCTTGGCGGTAAATTGGCCGATAAAGCCGGGGGAAAAATCCCCACAGTGCTCGGAATGACCATTCTCTCTATCGCCCTGTATTCGTTCCACACCATGACTGATCAAACAGCGTATTTGCCTATTGCCCTCCGGCTTATTCTCATGGGAATTGGTCTTGCGCTTACCATGTCGCCCCTGTCAACGGCCGCAATGGCCACACTTCCCAAAGAAAAGGCCGGGGTTGGTTCTGGCGTATTCAATCTATTTAAAAATGTTGGGGGAAGTGTCGGAATTGCCATTCTAGGGACACTCCTGGACCAAAGGCAGATTTTTCATACCCAAATATTATCAGACTATGTCAATGCCTCGTCAGACGCTGCCCAGCATTTCTTATCCTCAATTCAGGCAGGTTTGATCCTTAATGGGATGCAGACCAATGAAGCTTATGTTGTGGCACTGTCCACACTCAAAGGCATTGTCGCCAAACAAGCTGCTGTGATGGCCTATGGCGATGTTTTTCAAGCCACTGCCGCGCTTGCCGCCTTGGGAATTATCGCAGGAATGCTGATAAAGGATGTCAAAAAACCGGTTCCTCAAGAGCCGGTGGTATCAGATGCCGAAGAAGTTGTTCCGGTAGGCATACACTAA
- the purD gene encoding Phosphoribosylamine--glycine ligase: MNILLIGGGGREHALAWKLAQSPRVEKLYCAPGNPGIAALADCINIDVTDNDALGKFALDHNIGLTVVGPELPLTNGLADHFAALDLKVFGPSRQAARLEGSKAFAKDIMHKYGIPTAASAAFTDADSAIAYIKKQGAPIVVKADGLAAGKGVVVAMTVAEAVEAVNMMMRDKAFGSAGNLVVIEEYLSGEEASLLAFTDGFTVVPMIAAQDHKRVFDNDQGPNTGGMGTYAPAPVVTAAVQDQVTREILQPVVDAMRQEGIIYKGCLYAGLMITGQGPRVIEFNARFGDPETQVVLPLLASDLVDVMEACADGRLADMTIEWDTRAAVCVVLAAAGYPGSYSKGQVITGIDTAEAQGVLVFHAGTAEKEGRIVTNGGRVLGVTAVADDIRAAVDKVYQAVPEIKFDGAHYRKDIARRAFNRG, translated from the coding sequence TTGAATATTTTACTTATCGGCGGCGGTGGACGTGAGCATGCTTTGGCCTGGAAGCTGGCGCAAAGCCCCCGGGTGGAGAAATTATATTGTGCGCCAGGTAATCCTGGTATTGCGGCTTTGGCTGACTGTATTAACATTGACGTTACCGATAATGATGCATTGGGCAAGTTTGCCCTTGATCACAACATCGGCCTGACAGTAGTTGGTCCGGAGTTGCCACTGACCAATGGTCTTGCCGACCATTTTGCCGCTCTTGATCTTAAAGTCTTCGGACCGTCCAGGCAAGCTGCCCGGCTTGAAGGTTCCAAAGCGTTTGCCAAAGACATAATGCATAAATACGGTATTCCGACGGCGGCGTCGGCCGCCTTTACCGATGCGGATAGCGCTATTGCCTACATAAAAAAACAGGGTGCGCCCATTGTAGTCAAAGCTGACGGACTGGCAGCCGGCAAAGGGGTTGTGGTAGCCATGACCGTAGCTGAAGCAGTTGAGGCTGTTAACATGATGATGCGGGATAAGGCGTTCGGCAGCGCAGGTAATTTGGTGGTAATCGAAGAATACCTAAGTGGTGAAGAAGCTTCCCTGCTCGCGTTCACTGACGGTTTTACCGTAGTTCCCATGATCGCTGCCCAGGACCACAAACGGGTATTTGACAATGATCAGGGGCCCAATACCGGCGGTATGGGCACTTATGCTCCGGCACCGGTTGTTACAGCAGCGGTGCAGGACCAGGTTACGCGGGAAATACTCCAGCCGGTGGTTGACGCCATGCGTCAGGAAGGCATTATTTATAAGGGCTGTTTGTATGCCGGACTGATGATTACCGGTCAAGGTCCTAGAGTTATTGAGTTTAACGCCAGATTCGGCGACCCTGAGACCCAGGTTGTGCTGCCGTTATTAGCCAGTGATTTGGTTGATGTCATGGAAGCATGTGCTGATGGTCGCCTGGCAGATATGACAATAGAATGGGACACCAGGGCAGCAGTATGTGTTGTCCTGGCCGCTGCCGGCTATCCCGGCAGCTATAGCAAAGGCCAGGTAATTACCGGCATCGACACGGCTGAGGCGCAAGGTGTCCTGGTGTTTCATGCCGGCACAGCGGAAAAGGAAGGGCGCATTGTTACCAATGGCGGCCGGGTGCTTGGCGTTACCGCTGTAGCCGATGATATTCGCGCGGCTGTGGATAAAGTTTATCAAGCTGTGCCGGAAATAAAATTTGACGGTGCGCATTACCGTAAGGACATTGCCCGGCGGGCTTTTAACAGAGGGTAA
- the tolC_2 gene encoding Outer membrane protein TolC, with amino-acid sequence MATKKYVIGSIGGAMILAQTLTAFAATPSEISLDDSVALALKNNPAVKIAVQDQEKSNWSIKEAEAGKLPTLSLGLSSTRMPGAASGEPGTNYNTSLKLNWTLYSGGRLEGLIDQAKLNADNSDLGVTKAQQQVKLDATTAYYNVLQAANMVKVNQETVDSLTEHLKSVQAQFAAGTVAKSDVLRSEVELANAQQNFTKAQNAYDVAIASLNNVMGEPLDTERSLKDELAYTEFTMSLDESIEYALQHRPDIFQSKNSVTIAEQGVNIAESGFRPTITMGASDGWSGNEFPGQANNWSVNVMANWNVFDSGITKAKVKQAEAGVDKAIQQDVQTRNGVQLEVRQNYMNMKEAEKRLQTTKVAVDKATEDLKIAKTKYYAGVGTNLDVIDAQLALTQAKTNNTQALYDYNLNKAKLEKSMGL; translated from the coding sequence ATGGCAACTAAAAAATACGTTATAGGATCCATTGGTGGAGCAATGATTTTGGCGCAAACGCTCACTGCGTTTGCAGCGACGCCTTCTGAAATTTCGTTAGATGACAGTGTAGCCCTTGCTTTAAAAAATAATCCTGCCGTAAAAATAGCAGTCCAGGACCAGGAGAAGTCAAACTGGTCGATTAAGGAAGCGGAAGCAGGTAAACTACCTACACTTTCGCTGGGTCTCAGCAGTACTCGCATGCCGGGAGCAGCCTCCGGCGAACCGGGGACAAACTATAATACTTCACTGAAGCTTAACTGGACACTTTACTCCGGCGGCAGGCTAGAAGGATTAATCGATCAGGCAAAACTCAACGCCGACAATAGCGACTTGGGAGTAACCAAAGCGCAGCAGCAAGTCAAACTTGACGCAACAACTGCCTATTATAATGTTTTACAGGCGGCTAATATGGTTAAGGTAAACCAGGAAACAGTGGATTCTTTGACCGAGCATTTGAAAAGCGTTCAGGCTCAGTTTGCTGCCGGTACAGTAGCAAAATCAGATGTACTAAGATCTGAAGTTGAATTGGCCAATGCGCAGCAAAACTTTACCAAAGCTCAGAACGCCTATGATGTGGCAATAGCAAGCTTAAATAATGTAATGGGCGAGCCGCTTGATACCGAGCGCAGTCTGAAAGATGAATTAGCATACACGGAATTTACTATGTCGCTCGATGAGAGTATTGAGTACGCGCTTCAACATCGGCCAGACATCTTCCAGTCTAAAAACAGTGTTACTATTGCCGAACAAGGTGTAAATATTGCCGAAAGCGGGTTCCGTCCAACAATAACTATGGGAGCGTCTGACGGCTGGAGCGGCAATGAATTCCCCGGCCAGGCCAATAACTGGTCGGTAAATGTTATGGCCAACTGGAATGTATTTGATTCCGGCATTACTAAAGCTAAGGTCAAACAAGCCGAGGCCGGAGTTGACAAGGCCATTCAGCAGGACGTTCAAACCCGCAATGGTGTCCAACTGGAAGTCCGCCAAAATTATATGAATATGAAGGAAGCTGAAAAACGCCTGCAGACTACCAAGGTAGCTGTTGATAAAGCCACCGAGGATTTGAAAATTGCCAAAACAAAATATTACGCGGGGGTAGGGACAAACCTTGACGTAATTGATGCGCAACTGGCTCTGACCCAAGCGAAAACTAATAATACGCAAGCTCTCTATGATTATAATCTAAATAAAGCTAAACTGGAAAAATCCATGGGCTTGTAA